One stretch of Agelaius phoeniceus isolate bAgePho1 chromosome 15, bAgePho1.hap1, whole genome shotgun sequence DNA includes these proteins:
- the PPARGC1B gene encoding peroxisome proliferator-activated receptor gamma coactivator 1-beta gives MAEPGPDCSSLLDEDLSSFVFSYLADSQYEVSGEEHLYSDFPEIDLSQLDAGDLDSAGCFNELHWGGEHSETDSSQYSTDDSELFQIIDSENEALLAALTETLDDIQGDDMGLAAFRTMEEGDTLSPATTSPAPSPKPTAPVTGGPPAPEGDELSLLKKLLLSPSLPSCEAQRDGSARRPGTPKSRPPRPCTKVEGPRDRRASVPQAQSRSCTELHRHLTSSTSCSQTKAPQAPEECPGSGHHPSPGDCAHHEDDSDSSEDSLSSGDSAAALSSAEDGPGSQFSCEGELHSVLELIRYMHTYCLPPRKLPARDPAEGRPQPCNSPYKRAKPDCAPGQSRPGCAWQAAGSCKKPAASFSILKELLARDLLCDVSKPYRLGKPVYAALARPPGSCSPVPPDGEDASGTCTSRARAERGEPRQGPEAEAPRELGALEDDAGRQEGKAPLKQDSAVYTVRRSKRLNPELGHWLSFLEEPHAEPSVPLGCREAAPCLVLEGFSAEEPAAEVEVGGTAPSAEPQPLCLGSLGDGEVATESRRCALLEQTETPRCLTLSLAQTDPTFGKRNFEPMLTVELCGTAGLTPPTTPPYKPAEEDLYKPDIPQEAGKEEGMAPSPGDVAASRKAPRKHPERTELFAHLSRARPLPEQQGLLKRPFSRSFGDHDYCQVLKPEPALQRKVLKSWEPPSQVETEHKRRVPAAHYQGLELGKDTGTEMLWKDGVKQLRDQEIRASLTKHFGFLDSALDDEDMVFCKTPEYDTVFEDSCSESGSPVEEDEEEEEEEEEEHGDTKLCLRRSALSRSSLHYCSRSRSSSGSSCCRSRSPASRRTFRCENSEQCQGSSGQRGQLKKRREKAIGEGRVVYIRNLSSSMSSSELKKRFEVFGEIVECQVLTRTNRGEKYGFITYRYSEHAALSLKNGPSLRKRNEPSFQLSSGGLGRFFWTRYADLDCGTDESSPAPVKSKYETMDFDSLLQEAQLSLHR, from the exons TATGAGGTGTCTGGAGAGGAGCACCTCTACTCGGACTTCCCCGAGATCGATCTGTCCCAGCTGGACGCCGGCGACCTGGACTCTGCTGGCTGCTTCAATGAGCTGCACTGGGGAGGGGAGCACTCAGAGACCGACTCCAGCCAGTACAGCACCGACGACTCCGAGCTCTTCCAG ATAATAGACAGCGAGAACGAAGCGCTGCTGGCAGCCCTGACCGAGACTTTGGATGATATTCAGGGAGATGACATGGGCCTGGCTGCCTTCCGAACTATGGAAGAGGGGGACACGCTCAGCCCTGCCACCACctcacctgccccctcccccAAACCCACCGCCCCGGTCACGGGGGGCCCCCCGGCCCCCGAGGGTGATGAGCTGTCTCTA CTGAAGAAGCTGCTCCTGTCTCCATCCCTTCCGAGCTGCGAGGCCCAGCGGGACGGGAGCGCCCGGCGCCCAGGGACCCCAAAGTCCCGGCCCCCCCGGCCCTGCACTAAG GTGGAGGGTCCCCGGGACAGGAGGGCGAGCGTCCCGCAGGCTCAGAGCCGCAGCTGCACGGAGCTGCACCGGCACCTcacctccagcacctcctgctcccagaCCAAAGCCCCCCAGGCACCTGAGGAGTGCCCCGGCAGCGGCCACCACCCGTCCCCAGGTGACTGCGCCCACCACGAGGACGACAGCGACTCCAGCGAGGACTCGCTGAGCTCCGGCGACTCGGCGGCCGCGCTGTCCTCGGCGGAGGACGGCCCGGGCAGCCAGTTCTCCTGCGAGGGGGAGCTGCACTCGGTGCTGGAGCTGATCCGCTACATGCACACCTACTGCCTGCCCCCTCGCAAGCTGCCCGCCCGCGACCCCGCCGAGGgccggccccagccctgcaatAGCCCCTACAAGAGAGCCAAACCGGACTGTGCCCCCGGGCAGAGCCGGCCGGGCTGCGCCTGGcaggcagctggcagctgcAAGAAACCCGCAGCGTCCTTCTCCAtcctgaaggagctgctggcgcGGGACCTGCTGTGCGATGTGAGCAAGCCATACCGCCTGGGCAAGCCCGTGTACGCTGCCCTGGCACGGCCGCCCGGCTCCTGCTCCCCCGTGCCGCCCGACGGGGAGGATGCCAGCGGGACTTGCACGTccagagccagagcagagaggggcgAGCCCCGGCAGGGCCCCGAGGCGGAGGCGCCGCGGGAGCTGGGGGCCCTTGAGGACGAtgctgggaggcaggaggggaaggCGCCCCTCAAGCAGGACAGCGCTGTTTACACCGTGCGCCGCTCCAAGAGACTCAACCCCGAGCTCGGGCACTGGCTCTCCTTCCTTGAGGAGCCCCACGCCGAGCCCTCCGtgcccctgggctgcagggaggccGCGCCCTGCCTGGTGCTGGAGGGCTTCTCTGCCGAGGAGCCGGCGGCCGAAGTGGAGGTGGGGGGCACGGCCCCgtcagcagagccccagcccctctgcctggGCTCCCTGGGGGATGGAGAGGTGGCCACGGAGAGCCGGCGCTGTGCCCTCCTGGAGCAGACAG AAACACCCAGGTGTCTCACGCTGTCCTTGGCACAAAC TGACCCAACCTTTGGGAAGAGAAACTTTGAGCCAATGCTGACCgtggagctgtgtgggacagCAG GTCTCACACCGCCCACCACTCCGCCATACAAACCCGCCGAGGAGGACCTGTACAAGCCAGACATCCcccaggaggcagggaaggaggaggggatgGCCCCCAGCCCCGGGGACGTGGCAGCCTCGCGGAAAGCCCCCAGGAAGCACCCGGAGAGGACGGAGCTGTTCGCCCACCTGAGCCGGGCGCGCCCGCTCCCCGAGCAGCAGGGCTTGCTCAAGCGGCCCTTCTCCCGCTCCTTCGGGGACCACGACTACTGCCAGGTGCTGAAACCCGAGCCTGCCCTGCAGAGGAAGGTGCTCAAGTCGTGGGAGCCCCCGAGCCAGGTGGAGACGGAGCACAAGAGGAGGGTCCCGGCCGCCCACTACCAGGGGCTGGAGCTCGGCAAGGACACGGGCACCGAGATGCTCTGGAAGGACGGCGTCAAGCAGCTGAGAGACCAGGAGATCAGAGCCAGCTTAACAAAGCACTTTGGCTTTCTGGACAGTGCCCTCGACGACGAGGACATGGTCTTCTGCAAGACCCCCGAGTACGACACCGTCTTCGAGGACAGCTGCAGTGAGAGCGGCTCCCCCgtggaggaggatgaggaggaagaggaggaggaagaggaggagcacgGCGACACCAAGCTGTGCCTGAGGAGAAGTGCCCTTTCCAGGAGCAGTTTGCATTACTGCTCCCGGAGCAGGTCCAGCTCGGGCTCCTCGTGCTGCCGGTCACGGTCACCTGCCAGCAGACGCACCTTCAG GTGTGAGAACAGCGAGCAGTGTCAGGGCAGCAGCGGGCAGCGGGGCCAGCTGAAGAAGAGACGGGAAAAGGCCATC GGGGAAGGCCGGGTGGTGTACATCAGAAACCTCTCCAGCAGCATGAGCTCCAGCGAGCTGAAGAAACGCTTTGAGGTGTTTGGTGAAATCGTGGAGTGTCAGGTCCTGACCAGGACTAACAG GGGGGAGAAGTACGGCTTCATCACGTACCGGTACTCCGAGCACGCCGCCTTATCGCTGAAGAACGGCCCCTCGCTGAGGAAGAGGAACGAGccctccttccagctcagctctggtgGCCTGGGGCGCTTCTTCTGGACCAGATACGCTGACCTGG ATTGCGGCACGGACGAGTCCTCCCCAGCTCCGGTGAAAAGCAAGTACGAGACCATGGATTTCGACAGCTTGCTGCAGGaggcccagctcagcctgcatCGGTAA